CTGGCAGCGTTACACTGGTGTACATTTCTTTTCTGCTGGTGAATTTTGTAATCGTGCCCGTTTTCCTGGAGAAAGATAAATGGGTAGTGGGCGTATTACTACTATGTCCGATACTGCTCTTTTATTTCCTGATGATGATGGTAGCCGCCTCTTATTACAACGGATACCTGTTCGGGGTATACAGTACTGTTAGAGGGGCACATATGCATTTTGTCAAATCAGCTTTTTTTACCACCATTTTTTCATCCCTGTTGTACGTGGTCTATTACTATGTCAGGAAAGCGATGATCAGCTCGATATTCCCCCGCTTTAACCGCGATATGGCATTCCGGGAAATGATGACAGAGATCTTCTGGGCTTCAGGGGTATTTGTAGCATTGTTTTGCCTGTCCTTTAGTGATTCCAGAGACCTCGGATTAATGGTGTTCTTTTTCGGCCCAACCATGATTGGGGTGTTTTTCATACTCCGGTATCGTGTTTTCCCTGATTTTTTCAATACACATCATAATAAAACAATATTAATCCGGGATATTGCGTTTACTATCCTGGGTTGCAATATCCTGTTGGCTTTAATTTGCCGGGCGATAGCGCACAGGGATGGCGGATGGATAACAGCGCTCGGTATGGTCGGGATCGTGGTTTCAACAGGGATAGTATTACCGGTTTCCTGGTTTTTATACAAATCCCGCCAGAAACAAACTGCTACGGTAGTTACCCTGAAAAAGGCATTAGGCCATTCAGCCGCTAACCTCGATTTTTTACGCTCACAGATCAACCCGCATTTTTTATTCAATGCGCTTAATACGCTGTATGGTACTGCTTTACAGGAAGAGGCAGCCCGGACCAGCGAAGGTATTCAGAAGCTGGGCGACATGATGAGGTTCATGCTGCATGATAATCATCTCGAAAAAATACCACTGGATAAGGAAGTAGCATACCTGCAAAATTATATCGCCCTGCAACGTTTAAGAGTATTATCTTCACCGGACATACTGATAGAAATAAATATAGACGAAAGCCAGTGCCAGCATGAAATAGCGCCGATGTTGCTTATCCCTTTTGTTGAAAATGCATTTAAGCATGGTATTAGTTTAAGGCAACGTTCCCGTATCGTGATTTCATTAAGCTGCACGCCGGATCAGATCTTTTTCGATGTATACAACAGCGTACATCCCCGCCCGGAGAACGATCCCGAGCGGGAAGGCATGGGAATCGGTTTGAGCAATGTAAAAGAACGCCTTGCCCTCCTGTATCCCAACCGTCATGAGCTCAGTATCAGGCAAACCGCTACCGAGTTTTTTGTGCACCTGACAATTGATGTTAATAAATAGTAAGATGAAAAAGGAAGAAGTACCCGTTGCCGCACCCGATGGAATGACCCGCTTTCTATGGTGGCTGGCTGCCGCTGATACAGATATTCTGAAAGAATGCCGCACCGAAAAGGAACGATACCGCATTATCGGTATTTCCGTGATGGTTACCTGGATGTTTGCTACCCTCGCCTGGGGATATTTTTTCTCTACTATTATCAACGACGATATGATAGTAGTGGGCCTGGCACTCTTTTTTGGTTTTGCCATCCTCTCGATCGACAGAACCCTCATCGCTGCCATGTCCAGGAACAACGGTAACATGAAAGTGATGCCCGTGATTTTTCGCCTTGTATTGGCCATTACAATAGGCTTGTTTATTTCTCAGCCTGTAGTATTAATGTTGTTTAAGAAAGACATCGATGCCCAGCTGGAACTTAGCAAACAAACAAAGCTGGATAACTATCGTGCCCAGCTGGTGAAGCTGAACGCCGGACAGGTGAATGGTTTGCAGCAATCGCTCAATGAAGGAAAACTAAAGATCGCCCGTAAGGAAGCGGATCTCAAAGTGTATAAAGACAACTACATCAAAGAAACCGATGGTACCGGCGGTTCAGGAAGGATCGGCGAATCGGCCATCGCCCGCGTGAAGAAAGCTGAATACCTCAAAACCGATGAGGAGCTGCAGGCAATGAAAAGGGAATGGGATCCCAAAGCACAGGAGCTGGAAGCCAAGCTGGCGCAGATGCATACCGCCGACAGCCTGAAGGAAACGGTGTATGTAGGCACACTCACCAATGGATTCCTCGCCCAGATAGAAGCATTGAATGAACTGACAGAAACCCATCCGCCGGTAAAACAACGTTACCGGCTCATCGTTTTTATCATCACGCTGATAGAAGTAATGCCCCTGCTCAGTAAAATACTGATGCCCAAAGGTGAGTACGATGAAAAGCTGGCTGCCGCTACTGCACAGGGAGTGGCTGCTGCAAAACTTGAAACCGAAACAGGGAAAGAACTGCTGGAGCATTATCAGTCGGCAGGCTTGAAGGCAGACAAGGAAATGGTGGATCATATCTTTGAAACCACCGCCGATATACGCCGTGAACAAGCCGATGCACTTGTAAAAGACTGGCGCAGCCGCGAAGATGGACAGTTTCAGCATCTCTGGCAACAGGCCCGGAAATTGTTGCTGGGAAAAATAAGTTAATCCCTATCTTGCTGATAGCTAAAAATAGCCAAATGAAGATGACTGCTATTGCGATTGATGATGAACCGGTGGCCCTGGCTGTTATTAAAAATCATGCTGCCAAGGTACCTTTTCTTGAAATGAAAGGCTTTTTTACCAACGCTTTTGATGCGATCGATTTTTTAAGCAAAGAAAAAGTAGACCTGCTTTTCCTCGATATAAAAATGCCCGATATTTCCGGCCTCGATTTCCTGTCGAGCCTGCCGCATCCGCCCATGACCGTTTTTACCACCGCCTATTCCGAACATGCCGTTAAAAGCTTCGAGCTGGATGCGATCGATTATCTGCTGAAACCTTTTTCGCTGATCCGTTTCATGAAAGCATGTAATAAGGCTAACAACCTGCTGCAATTGAAACAGCAGAACAATGCAGGAGCCGGTGTAGTGGTGAAAGAACAGCCGGAATATATATTCGTGAAAAGTGGCTATGAGCAATTCCGCGTGGTACTGGAGGAAATTCTCTACCTGGAAAGCGCGGGTAACTATGTGAACTTCATTCTGGCCGATCGTAAACTGATCTCACGCCTTTCCATGCAGGAAGCAGTTGACCTGCTGCCAACCGGCGCGTTTACCAGGGTACACCGCTCTTATATTGTAGCAAATAATAAAATTGAACGGGCCGATCGTAACTCCCTTTACATCAGAAATATTCCTATTCCTATCGGAGCTGCCTATGCGCCGGCAATAGAACGGATCTTTAATTTGTAAGCATAATTTTTTTGTAAAATCGACCAATTGGTTTAATTTTCCTTTTGCATGGGAAAAGCTGAAAAAACACGACAGTTTATCATCGAAAAAGCCGCACCTATTTTCAACCGGCAGGGAGTGGCGGGTACCTCCATCAACGATATATTAGAGGCTACCAAACTGGCTAAGGGTGGGGTGTACGGGAATTTTTCCTCCAAAGAGGAGATCGTAATGGAGGTGTTCGATTATATCGCTGAACAGGAAAAACAACGCCTGAGGATGGTGACGGCAACCGCTAATACTTCCGCAGGCAAATTTGAAGCGTTGTTTGATTTCTATGCTGCCTATCCTTCGCAGAAAGTGGTGCCCGGCGGCTGCCCAATGCTGAACTTCGGCGTAGAGGCGGATGATACGAATCCCGGTCTGAAGAAGAAAGTAGGAGAGCTGGTACTGTACTTCGAATCGCGTATTGCAGCAATGGTACAATACGGAAAGGATAAAGGCGAATTCAGGCTGGATTGGGACGAGAAGAAGTTTGCCGTGAAGATGTTCACCATGCTGGAAGGCGCTATTTTGGTGAGCGGCGTACTGGGGCATAACAGGCAGATGCTGGTGGTAGTGGATGCCCTGAGAGAAGAAATGAGACAAAATATGCGCTGAATTTTTATTTGCTAAAAAATAAACCAATCGGTCTAAAATATGCAACATAAAGTTTTGCCGTTGTCGCTGCGGATGACGGGTATGTTACTTTCCGCCATGAGCCGGCCTTTCCCCGGCGTTACCGCCCGTTTGTTCTACCGGCTTTACTGCACGCCGCCGGCACTGAAGCTGAAACTACCCCATGAAGAACTGCGCAGGGAAGCATTGCAGGATGCCTGGCAGGTAAGCAGTTATCCTTTCGATGATACGCCGCTGAAGGTGTCTGTGTACCGCTGGGGAGCTGCCGGCCCTAAGATCCTGTTGCTGCATGGCTGGGGCGGAAGTCCGCTGCATTTCAAACAGCTGATCTCATTGCTGGTGCAGCATGGCTACCAGGTCATCGCCTACGATGCGCCGGCGCACGGAAGGTCGGATGGTAAACGCACCAACCTTGTACAATGGATGCATGTACTGGAACAGGTGATTCAACGCGAAGGCCCGCTCCACGCTGTAATCGGCCATTCTATGGGCGGACTCAATGCCGCGCTCACCCTGGCCCGCAAAAATGTAAGTATCCCCCGCCTGATCATTCTCAGTGCTGCTATCAGCGCACCGGTATTCTTCGACGATGCGCTCAGGCTATTCCGCATCCATCCCGTAGTGATGCCCAAACTGAAAACCCTCATACGGCAACGGCTCAACGAAGATCTGACAGACATGGACCTGCACCGGTACATCAATGGTATCAAAGCAGGCCGGATATGGTTCGCGTACGATACTACCGATACCCTGGCACTGTCGTCCGAAATTGAAAAATTCCTGCAGGCTTATCCCACTATAGAATCATTCCGTATCACGGGCGAAGGCCACTTCAGAATTATGCGTAATCAGAAGGTACTGAATGGCATGCTGGAAATACTTGGGGAACCGGAAAGTCATTAGACTATAAAAAATCGAAAGAACAATATATTTTTACGCCCTGATCAACAGTTGTTCCGTGAGTAAAAAATATTATATAATCGATTTCGATAGTACCTTCACACAGGTGGAAGCGTTGGACGAACTGGCGCGCATCTCTCTCAAAGACCATCCGGAAAGGGAAGCCATTTATAAGAAAATTGAGCACCTGACCAACCAGGCAATGGAAGGGAAACTCTCCTTCCGCGAAAGCCTGGCAGGCAGGGTTAAATTGCTGGAAGCTAATAAAGACCATCTCAAACAACTGGTAAAACACCTGAAAAAACAGGTGTCTGTTTCGTTTAAGAGAAACAAGGATTTCTTTAAACAGCATGCAGGCGATGTACTCATCGTATCAGGTGGATTCAAAGAGTTTATTACACCGGTAGTGCTTCCTTTTCATATCAGGAAAGAGAATATTTATGCAAACACCTTTGTTTTTGATAAAGATGGGAAAATAGTAGGCTATGATGCCGCTAATCCTTTGTCTGATGAAGGCGGAAAAGTAAAGCTGCTAAAGGATCTGCAACTACAGGGTGAAATACATGGTATCGGCGACGGCTATTCTGATTTCCAGCTGAAGGAATCCGGTATGATCCGGAAGTTCTATGCTTTCACCGAAAATATAGAACGGAAATCTGTCACGGAGAAAGCCGACCACGTAACGCCGAGCCTCGATGAGTTCCTGTTCCTGAACAAGTTGCCGTCGGCCATCTCCTATCCCAAGAACCGCATCCTCTGCCTGGTGGCTGGCGAGGTGCCGGAATCCGCAGTGAAGTACCTGAAGAAAGATGGCTTTACCATAAAACAGGTGAATGCATCCGACAATGGAAAACACCTCGAAGATGCGGTGATCATTCTGGCCAGCGAAGGTGAAATCATCTCTGCACAGAAACTTCGTCAGGCTGGAAAACTGAAAGTAATCGGTTATCTGGGAAACAGCCAGAAACATGTGCCACACGACGTTTGCACGGAACTGGGTATTGCTGTGTTTGATAATCTTAAAAAACCAGAATCAATTGCAAAAAGAGTGGCCCGATTTATTAACAATGGAGATTCATTTAAAAGCAGTAACTTTCCAAATATTCAGCTGCCTGCTGTAAAAAATGGCCACCGCTTTATTCACATTCATCACAATGTACCTGGCGTAATGGCAAAAGTAAATCAGGTGCTCGCCGAACATGATATCAATATTGTATCGCAGTTTCTGATGACCAACAACAACATCGGTTACGTGATTACAGATACAGCAACGGCATACGATAAACAGGTGCTGAAAGAACTGAAGAAGATACATAACACCATCCAGTTCAGGGTACTTTACTAAGAATACTAACCCAATAGTATAAAAGAAAGAGCCGCTTTGATTATTCAGGCGGCTTTTTAATCGGGCTGTTTTAACGGAAACGTATATACGAAATTTGTTTACGGGAGATGAATACCTGCCATGATTTTTTCTTTGTGAAAACCACCGCCTTTACATCTTCCGTAAAAAAATGATAATCAGCACCAACAGACCAGGGATGAAATAAATTCCGGAACTTAGCCTTATAACTTCCGGTATGCCAAGGTATATTACAGTTACATCGCTGCTGAACAAAACCAAAAAACGGGATCCCTGGTTTCTCGACGACTATACCATTAACCCTTACAGTGGCTGCGCATTCAATTGTCTTTATTGTTACATACGCGGCAGTAAATACGGCATCAACATGGCGGAAAAACTATCCGTGAAAGAAAACGCGCTGCCTGTTCTTCGCCGGCAGCTTGCAGTCCGCGCAAAGAAGCACGAACAGGGAGTAGTGGTGCTATCGTCCGTTACAGATGCCTACCTGCCGATAGAAGAAAAAGAACGGCTGACGCGGGGCATACTGGAACTGCTGCTCGAATACCGTTTCCCGGTACATATCATCACCAAATCGCCCCTGGTGCTGCGCGACCTGGATCTCCTGCGCAACATCAGCGAAAACGCCATTTTACCGCCTGATATGGCCGGATACCATCATAAGGCTTTTATTACCTTTTCATTCAGCACCATTGATCCGGTGATAGGAAAACAATTTGAACCCGGTGCACCTGACCCGGTATTACGCTTGCAAGCCCTGAAAACCTGTGCCACAGCAGGATTTATGACAGGCGTCAGTCTCATGCCGCTGTTGCCTTACATTACAGACATACCGGAACAACTGGCGCTGATGTATGCTGCCTTCCGGGAAAACGGCGCCCGCTATGTCTTTCCTGCTTCTGTTACATTATGGGGAGATGGAGAGGCCGACAGCCGGCAGCTGATCATGCAGGCCGTGCAGCGGTATTATCCGCAATTTGCCGAAAGCTACCGGCGCCTGTTTTTAACACAGGCCGGCGTGCCCGATCGTTATAACAAGGCGTTGCAGGCCGCCGCAGCTGAAGTTGCCAGTCGTTACAGCCTGCCTCCATATATTGATCAGCGGCCGTAAGTGATAGTTACTTTATTATCGCTGATCCGGTATTTGAAATGCTGTTGTGCACCAATACGGCGCAACACATCTTCCAGACTGGCTTTGTAAAAAATTTCGTTTTCAATAACAGGCATCTCGCCGGTATCTCCCTTTATCTCCACATCCACGCCAAACCAGTCTTCCAGCATACGCGAAAAGGCCATCACGTTCGTATGGCTGATATGTAAGGAATCTGATAGCCACGCTTCCTGCTCCGACGGATGATAGGTTTCCTTTTCCATCAGATCTATATCGTTGTTGGCAAGGATCATCTGGCCCCGTTCCAGTATTTCAGGCTGATTATCAGTAGGGGAGTGGTAAGATTTGCCAATGCGGATCTTTCCGCTGAGCAGATAGGCGGTAGCACCATGCTGACTGCCAAAAGACCTCATTTTAAACACAGTGGCGCTATCCGGCGAAGTTCCCAGTACCGTGGCGGTTAGCTTGTCTGAAACAACAATGAACGAATCAGTTCGTGGCCGTACGTCAAAAAATGCTTCACCATTGAGGATCACGCGGCGGTTACCCTGCGGATAGTTATCCGGCACCTCCAGTACAGACGCTGAATTCAATATCACAGTTGAACTATCAGCCAGTGTTACGCTGGTACGTTTCCCCGTAACCCCTTTCCATGTATGATAAGAAATACCCGGCGCCTTCAGATTCACGGTATCAGCAGCGGTTTTTACAGGCTGAGCATGATGACAGCTACAGAATAAAAATCCGCTGATCAATAACAGTCTGGTATCTGATTTAAATTGCATATTCCGGGAATATTTTATGTGTCGCAAAAAGCCTAAAAGTAATAAAATAAACAGCGGTAAATAAGTATGCTTAAACAATTTATGTGAAGCAATAGACAATATCCGTTAACGCTGTTAAAAATATATGCTGATATTATAATGATTTTTGGCTGGAATGCGCACGTACCCTAACTTTGCGGCCCATGGAAAAGCAGCTATCTTTATCTTTTGATGATACGGCTATTGCATTTGAGGCAAAGACCGACAAGGCACTGAAAAAGGCCAATTTTCTTTTCAGTAATATTGGCAAGCCATGGTTAGTGAAATTAGGTGCAGTCATGACGCCCCTTGCCTTTAAACTGGGCCTGCCGGTTAAGGGTATCATTAAGAACACCATCTTCTCCCAGTTTTGTGGTGGTGAATCGTTGGAAGAAGCGGCAACTACTGCACTGGAACTGGGTAATTATCATGTGGCAGCCACGCTCGATTACGGAGTGGAAGCCATGGACGGAGAAGAAAGCTATGATGCTGCTGTTCCCGAATTTATCCGCGCTATCCAATATGCCGGCTCCCGCCCGGATATTCCCTTCATTGCGATTAAAATAACCGGCTTTGCCCGTTTCGGACTGCTGGAAAAGATACACAGTAAGGAAACACTTACGCCCGCCGAACAGGAAGAGTATGCGCATGTACGCAAACGCGTACTGGCTATCGCCGAAGCTGGCGCCAAACACGATGTAGGCATCCTCATAGATGCAGAAGAGTCATGGATTCAGGATGCTGTGGATGCGCTGACAGACGAAATGATGTCGCTCTTCAACAAAGGTAAAGTAGTGATCTATAATACCTTCCAGATGTATTGCCACGACCGCTACCCGTTCCTGCAGGTTTCTTTACAAAAAGCCGAACGGGAAGGCTATCTCCTGGGAGCAAAACTGGTGCGGGGTGCATACATGGAAAAAGAAAACAAACGTGCCTCCGAAAATAACTATCCAACACCGATACAGCCCAACAAAGCTGCTACGGATAAGGACTTCGATGCTGCAGTGGAATTCTGCATCGATAACATCGATAAACTGGCTGTATTCATCGGTACCCACAACGAAAACAGCTGCATGCTGGCAGCCCGCCTTCTTGACGATAAAGAACTCCCACATAATCACCCGCATGTCAGCTTTGCCCAATTGCTGGGTATGAGCGATAACATCACTTTCAACCTGGCGCATGCCGGCTATAACGTTTCCAAATACCTGCCTTACGGCCCCGTGAAAGATGTGATGCCTTACCTGATCCGCCGGGCGCAGGAAAACACCTCCATAGCCGGACAAATGGGCCGCGAACTGGCGCTCATCCGGAAGGAGATGAAGAGAAGAGGGATTTAAAGAATTCCTTTCGTAAATTGCACCCATGGACCAGTACTTAACCTTATTACAACATATTATCCGTGACGGTGCCGTAAAAACAGACCGTACAGGAACAGGCACCACCAGCGTTTTTGGTTACCAGATGCGCTTCGATCTGCAGGAAGGATTTCCGGTGGTGACTACAAAAAAAT
The genomic region above belongs to Chitinophaga sp. 180180018-3 and contains:
- a CDS encoding histidine kinase, with protein sequence MNQFRKIEFGIVTGIYLLLMFSLVYPSIAYNVFDLQRIYGHKFAEYNQVFDYYLHFLLPYTGSVTLVYISFLLVNFVIVPVFLEKDKWVVGVLLLCPILLFYFLMMMVAASYYNGYLFGVYSTVRGAHMHFVKSAFFTTIFSSLLYVVYYYVRKAMISSIFPRFNRDMAFREMMTEIFWASGVFVALFCLSFSDSRDLGLMVFFFGPTMIGVFFILRYRVFPDFFNTHHNKTILIRDIAFTILGCNILLALICRAIAHRDGGWITALGMVGIVVSTGIVLPVSWFLYKSRQKQTATVVTLKKALGHSAANLDFLRSQINPHFLFNALNTLYGTALQEEAARTSEGIQKLGDMMRFMLHDNHLEKIPLDKEVAYLQNYIALQRLRVLSSPDILIEINIDESQCQHEIAPMLLIPFVENAFKHGISLRQRSRIVISLSCTPDQIFFDVYNSVHPRPENDPEREGMGIGLSNVKERLALLYPNRHELSIRQTATEFFVHLTIDVNK
- a CDS encoding DUF4407 domain-containing protein, whose translation is MKKEEVPVAAPDGMTRFLWWLAAADTDILKECRTEKERYRIIGISVMVTWMFATLAWGYFFSTIINDDMIVVGLALFFGFAILSIDRTLIAAMSRNNGNMKVMPVIFRLVLAITIGLFISQPVVLMLFKKDIDAQLELSKQTKLDNYRAQLVKLNAGQVNGLQQSLNEGKLKIARKEADLKVYKDNYIKETDGTGGSGRIGESAIARVKKAEYLKTDEELQAMKREWDPKAQELEAKLAQMHTADSLKETVYVGTLTNGFLAQIEALNELTETHPPVKQRYRLIVFIITLIEVMPLLSKILMPKGEYDEKLAAATAQGVAAAKLETETGKELLEHYQSAGLKADKEMVDHIFETTADIRREQADALVKDWRSREDGQFQHLWQQARKLLLGKIS
- a CDS encoding LytTR family DNA-binding domain-containing protein, producing MKMTAIAIDDEPVALAVIKNHAAKVPFLEMKGFFTNAFDAIDFLSKEKVDLLFLDIKMPDISGLDFLSSLPHPPMTVFTTAYSEHAVKSFELDAIDYLLKPFSLIRFMKACNKANNLLQLKQQNNAGAGVVVKEQPEYIFVKSGYEQFRVVLEEILYLESAGNYVNFILADRKLISRLSMQEAVDLLPTGAFTRVHRSYIVANNKIERADRNSLYIRNIPIPIGAAYAPAIERIFNL
- a CDS encoding TetR/AcrR family transcriptional regulator; protein product: MGKAEKTRQFIIEKAAPIFNRQGVAGTSINDILEATKLAKGGVYGNFSSKEEIVMEVFDYIAEQEKQRLRMVTATANTSAGKFEALFDFYAAYPSQKVVPGGCPMLNFGVEADDTNPGLKKKVGELVLYFESRIAAMVQYGKDKGEFRLDWDEKKFAVKMFTMLEGAILVSGVLGHNRQMLVVVDALREEMRQNMR
- a CDS encoding alpha/beta hydrolase; translated protein: MQHKVLPLSLRMTGMLLSAMSRPFPGVTARLFYRLYCTPPALKLKLPHEELRREALQDAWQVSSYPFDDTPLKVSVYRWGAAGPKILLLHGWGGSPLHFKQLISLLVQHGYQVIAYDAPAHGRSDGKRTNLVQWMHVLEQVIQREGPLHAVIGHSMGGLNAALTLARKNVSIPRLIILSAAISAPVFFDDALRLFRIHPVVMPKLKTLIRQRLNEDLTDMDLHRYINGIKAGRIWFAYDTTDTLALSSEIEKFLQAYPTIESFRITGEGHFRIMRNQKVLNGMLEILGEPESH
- a CDS encoding HAD-IB family phosphatase; its protein translation is MSKKYYIIDFDSTFTQVEALDELARISLKDHPEREAIYKKIEHLTNQAMEGKLSFRESLAGRVKLLEANKDHLKQLVKHLKKQVSVSFKRNKDFFKQHAGDVLIVSGGFKEFITPVVLPFHIRKENIYANTFVFDKDGKIVGYDAANPLSDEGGKVKLLKDLQLQGEIHGIGDGYSDFQLKESGMIRKFYAFTENIERKSVTEKADHVTPSLDEFLFLNKLPSAISYPKNRILCLVAGEVPESAVKYLKKDGFTIKQVNASDNGKHLEDAVIILASEGEIISAQKLRQAGKLKVIGYLGNSQKHVPHDVCTELGIAVFDNLKKPESIAKRVARFINNGDSFKSSNFPNIQLPAVKNGHRFIHIHHNVPGVMAKVNQVLAEHDINIVSQFLMTNNNIGYVITDTATAYDKQVLKELKKIHNTIQFRVLY
- a CDS encoding radical SAM protein, producing MPRYITVTSLLNKTKKRDPWFLDDYTINPYSGCAFNCLYCYIRGSKYGINMAEKLSVKENALPVLRRQLAVRAKKHEQGVVVLSSVTDAYLPIEEKERLTRGILELLLEYRFPVHIITKSPLVLRDLDLLRNISENAILPPDMAGYHHKAFITFSFSTIDPVIGKQFEPGAPDPVLRLQALKTCATAGFMTGVSLMPLLPYITDIPEQLALMYAAFRENGARYVFPASVTLWGDGEADSRQLIMQAVQRYYPQFAESYRRLFLTQAGVPDRYNKALQAAAAEVASRYSLPPYIDQRP
- a CDS encoding FecR domain-containing protein, coding for MQFKSDTRLLLISGFLFCSCHHAQPVKTAADTVNLKAPGISYHTWKGVTGKRTSVTLADSSTVILNSASVLEVPDNYPQGNRRVILNGEAFFDVRPRTDSFIVVSDKLTATVLGTSPDSATVFKMRSFGSQHGATAYLLSGKIRIGKSYHSPTDNQPEILERGQMILANNDIDLMEKETYHPSEQEAWLSDSLHISHTNVMAFSRMLEDWFGVDVEIKGDTGEMPVIENEIFYKASLEDVLRRIGAQQHFKYRISDNKVTITYGR
- a CDS encoding proline dehydrogenase family protein — its product is MEKQLSLSFDDTAIAFEAKTDKALKKANFLFSNIGKPWLVKLGAVMTPLAFKLGLPVKGIIKNTIFSQFCGGESLEEAATTALELGNYHVAATLDYGVEAMDGEESYDAAVPEFIRAIQYAGSRPDIPFIAIKITGFARFGLLEKIHSKETLTPAEQEEYAHVRKRVLAIAEAGAKHDVGILIDAEESWIQDAVDALTDEMMSLFNKGKVVIYNTFQMYCHDRYPFLQVSLQKAEREGYLLGAKLVRGAYMEKENKRASENNYPTPIQPNKAATDKDFDAAVEFCIDNIDKLAVFIGTHNENSCMLAARLLDDKELPHNHPHVSFAQLLGMSDNITFNLAHAGYNVSKYLPYGPVKDVMPYLIRRAQENTSIAGQMGRELALIRKEMKRRGI